Genomic segment of Pararhodobacter zhoushanensis:
CGCCGATCAGCTGCGCGCCGAAGCGTCGAAGCTGGCGCAAACGCTGCGGGCCAAGAACCCCAACGTGCTGCGCGCCTGCAAGACCGCCTATCACCACGTGCGCCAGATGGGCTGGGAACAGTCGCTGGATTACCTGATGGCCAAGTCGGATCAAACCACCTTCCGCGACAAGTCGCGCGGGGCGGAAAAGGGCATGAGCCAGTTCATCGACGAAAAGAAATACCGCCCGGGTCTGGGTGCCTATGACAAAGACGCGGGCTGAGGACTTTCTCGGCGGATTGAAGGGGCGGCGGGGAAACCTGCCGCCCTTTTGCATGTCAGGACGCGGCGAAGGCGGTCAGAAAGGCCGCGACCGCCGCGCGGTTCTCGGGCTCGGCCATGCGCTGCGCGATCTCGTCCGGCGTCAGTTTCATCAGCGCGAAGCGGGCGAAGACTTCGGGCGCGAAGCGCTGGCTGACCGTCCCCAGCACCAGCCGCAGTTGCGCCAACATGTCGTCGCCGCGATGCGAGGCATGCAGCAGCGCGAGGGGCTTGGCGACGATCTCGTCGCGCGACACCAGCCAGTCGATGGCGTTCTTCAGCCCGCCGGGGATGGCGCGGACGTATTCGGGACTGGCGATGATCACGCCGTCACTGGCGCGGATCAGATCGGCGAAGCGCTGGACCGGGGCGGGCAGTGGCCCGGCTTCCAGATCAGGTGAAAACACCGGCAACCCGGCGATGCCGTCCCACACCGTCACGCGGTGCGCAGGCTGCGCAATCCCTGCCACCGCGCGCAACAGCGCCGTGTTGGTCGAAGCGGCCCGCCCGCTGCCCGAGATCGCGAGGATGTTCATTCCCGCTTGGCTATCGGCGGCAGAGGCGAAGATCAACGCCGCGCACAGCAAAAGGGCGGCAGGTTTCCCCGCCGCCCTTGCTTTTCTCGCGCTGTGCCCTCAATCGTCGGGCAGGTTCCGCGCCATCTCGCGCAGGTGGTCACGCCGGACACTGCGCGCCTTGATCGCACCATAGACGGTCCAGATCAGGACCAGTGCGGCCATCGCCATGAACATGCCCGAGATGGGGCGGGTGAAGAACACCGTGTAATCGCCCCGCGACAGGGTCAGCGCCCGCCGCATGTTCTCTTCCAGCATCGGCCCCAGAATCAGGCCCAGCACCAGCGGCGCGGGCTCGAACTTGAGCGTGGTCATGACAACCCCGAGGACGCCGAAGAAGATCAGGACATACAGATCCACGACCGAGCTGTTCACGCTGTAAACACCGATGCAGATGAAGGCGATGATGAACGGATAGAGTACCCAGTACGGAATCGACAGCATCCGCACCCACAGCCCGATCAGCGGGATATTGAGCACCAGCAGCATCATGTTGCCGAACAGGAAGCTGACCAGCAGGCCCCAGAACAGATCGGGGTGCGAGTTGATCACCGACACGCCCGGCTGGATGCCGTGAATGGTCAGCGCCCCCAGCATGATCGCCATGACGATATCGCCCGGAATGCCCAGCGTCAGCGTCGGGATAAAGGCGGTCTGCACGGCAGCATTGTTGGCGGCTTCGGGCCCGGCGATGCCCTCGATCGCGCCCTTGCCAAAGCGCCAGGGCTCTTTGGACAGACGGCGCTCGGTTGCGTAGGACATGAAGCTGGCCAGCAGCCCGCCCGTACCCGGCAGCGCGCCAAAGAAGCTGCCCAGCGCGGTGCCGCGTCCCATGGCACCCCAGCTGCGCCGCCAGTCATCGCGGGTCGGCAGCATGGAGCGGAACGAGATGTCCTTGGCCTTGACCGTGCGGCCGGTGATCTGGCCGGCGTTCTTGATCACCTCGGGCAGACCGAAGATGCCCAGCGCCACGGCGACCAGCGGCAGGCCTTCGTAAAGCTCGTCCACGCCGTAGGAAAAGCGCAGCAGGCCGGAATAGAGATCGCGCCCGACCATGCCCATGATCAACCCCAGCCCAATCATCGCCAGCCCTTTGATCGGCGAGCCAGAAGCGAGGGTCGAGGCGGCGATCATCCCCAGCACCATGAGCGAGAAGAAGTCAGGGGCTGAAAAACTGAACGCAAGGGCTGCAATGGGCGGGGAGAAGATCGCCATGATCAGCATGCCGCAGATCGAGCCGAAAAAGGACGCGATCGCCGTCATGAACAGCGCCACGCCTGCGCGGCCCTGCTGGGACATCGGGTAGCCTTCGATGCAGGTCACCGCCGAAGACGGCGTGCCCGGCAGGTTGAGCAGGATCGACGCGGTCGAGCCACCATAGTTCGAGCCATAGTAGATGCCCGCCAGCATGATCAACGCATGCGTTGGCTCCATGCCAAAGGTCAATGGCAGCAGCATGGCGATGGCCGCCAGCGAACCGATGCCGGGCAGAACGCCGATGAACGTGCCTAGCGACACGCCGAGAAAGCAGTAGGCCATCGCCTCCCACGAGAAGGCAACCGAAAAGCCCAGCGACAGATTTGAGACGAAATCGCTCATGGCCGCCACCGGATCACGTCAACATGCATATCCAGCCCGATCTTGAATATCAGTGTGGCAACAAGCGGCACGGCAACTGCGACCGTCAGCTTTTGCGTCAGTGTTGTGTTGGTATCCGCCAGCGAAGCCAGAAACACCCCGACGCCGACCGCCGGGATCAGCCCGAAACGCTCGATCATCACCGCGAAGGTGACGACAGCGGCCATGATCAACAGCGGCGCACGCAGCGGCGGAAACGAGAACTCGGTATCCGCCAGCGACTTTGTCCACAGCCGTTCCAGGGCAATCACGACCCCCAGAAGCACCATGAACAGGCCGACATAAAAGGGGAAATAGCCCGGTCCGATGCGACGCGTCGTCCCGATATCGAAGCTGAGCGACTCGACGATGGCGAGTACGCCGATCAGGACGATAAACGCCCCTGCGCATACGTCGATTGTCTTGATTTTGGTCAACTGCACCTCCCGTGCGCGGTAACCCGTGGGCTTTCAAGTGAGAACGTCGGAGAGCGTAGCCCCCCGACGCCCGATCGTTCTGCCGCCGGGGCTGACCCCCGGCTGCGGTGCTGTGTCAGTTCTTGGGGATACCGGCCAGATCGACCAGATAGGCCCCAAGCTCGACGTCATCGGCCATCTGCTGGTCAACTTCGGCCGGAGACGCGCGCCAGACAATGCTGCCCGCGCCCGCCAGGAATTCGCGCGTTTCCTCGGTCGCAAGCACGCCGTCGAACATCGCCGCCAGCTGGTCGACGATCTCTTGCGGCGTGCCGGGTGCAACATAGGCCCCCCAGACACCGACCTGATCAACGTCCATGCCGAACTCGGTCAGCGACGGTACATCAGGCGCCACTTCCATCCGGGTGCCAGCCCCGGTGGCGAGCAGACGCAGGCGGCCCTCACGCTGCTGAACCAGGGCGTTCACCCCATCGGTCACAGCGAAATCAACCGCGCCGTTGACGACATCGGGGATCATCTCGGCCCCGGTGCGATACGGCACCTCGACCGGGGAGGCCCCCAGTTCGGACAGGTACTGTGCGGTCAACAACCGGCCCGAGGTCGCGCTGGCACCGAAGGTGGCCTGATCGCCCGCTTCGAGCAGATAGGCGTTCAGGTCTTCAATCGTCTGGTGCGGAGAGTCAGGCCCCACAACCAGATAGAACGCCAGAGCGCTCAGCCCGGCGACACCCATCAGATCCGTGCGCGGATCGATGGCCGGGTTGTTCCACAATGAATAGTTCACGGCGGTGGAAAAGCCCGAGTGCACGTAGACCGTGTACCCATCGGGATCAGAGCGCGCGACATACTCGGCCGAGATGCTGCCCGCAGCACCCGGCTTGTTTTCGACGATGATCGTGTGGCCGGTCGATTCCTGAATCCCGTTGGCAAAGTAGCGCACCAGAACGTCAGCACCGCTGCCGGCCGGAAAGGCACAGACAAAGGTGATCGGACGCGACGGATACGCGTCTTGCGCGAAGGCGGGCAGCGTGACGGCGGTGGCCATCGCGGCCCCGCCAGCAAGCGCCAGCAGCTGGCGGCGGGTCGTTGCAAAGAGTGTCTTCATTGATCAATCCTCCCGTTTTTTTCGCTGACGGAGACGTGTTTCGCTCTCACCACGACCCCAGATCGTCGGCATGCCCCCCGCATCGGGGGGCATGCTGTCGCTTCGTCAGTTCTTGGGAAGTTCGGCCAGATCGACCAGATACGCCCCAAGTTCAACGTTCTGCGCCATGCGCTCGTCGACTTCGGCCGGAGTCGCGATCCACGGCACGCCACCCATGGTGCGCAGGTAGGCCTGCGTGTCCTCGGTTTCGAGCACGCTGTGGAACATGCCGGCAAGCGTATCGACGACATCCTGCGGCGTCCCTGCGGGCACATAGGCTGCCCAGACACCCATCTGATCGACATCCATGCCGAACTCGGTCAGCGACGGCACTTCGGGCGCCACGTCCAGACGACGGCCCGCGCCGGTGGCCAGCACGCGCAGACGACCTTCGCGCTCTTGCACCATCGCGGTCACCGGGTCGGTCACAGCGAAATCGACGCCCAGATTGACGACATCGGGAACCATTTCCATGCCGGTGCGATAGGGCACCTCGACCGGAGTGCCACCCAGTTCGGACAGGTATTGCGCGGCCAGCAAACGACCCGAGGTCGCGCTGACGCCATAGGTCGCTTCGTCGCCCGCTTCGAGCAGATAGGCATTCAGCTGTTCGATCGACTGGATTTCGGAATCGACACCGACGACGATATAGAACGGCTGTTCGTTGATCCCGGCCACGCCCATCAGGTCACTGCGCGGATCAATCGCCGGGGTGTTCCACAGCGAATAGTTCACGGCAGTGGAAAAGCCGGAGTGGACATAAACCGTGTAGCCGTCAGGATCCGAGCGCGCGACATATTCCGCCGAGATGCTGCCCGACGCGCCGGGCTTGTTCTCGACGATGATCGTGTGGCCCGTCGATTCCTGAATCGCGTTGGCAAAGTAGCGTACCAGAACGTCAGCACCGCTGCCGGCCGGGAAGGCACAGACAAAGGTGACCGGACGCGACGGATAGGCGTCTTGCGCAAAGGCGGGCAGTGTGACGGCGGTGGCCATCGCGGCCCCGCCGGCAAGAACCAGCAATTTGCGGCGTGTGGTGGTGATAAACGAGTTCATAGGGTCAATCCTCCCATTTTCCCTGATGACGACTTACGGTCCGCAGCCATCGTCAGTCGCCGCAGCCATGCCCCGTTCGCGGGTTCTGTGGCGCAGCGACGCCGATAGCGCGGCATTGCCTCCTGTTCGTATACAGCATCATGCGAGGGAGACCCTCACAGTCAACAGCTATTTTCACCTCAAATCAGCGGGATGCGCCGATTCTGCGCCTGCGAAGTGACGCGCAATACATTGTTAATATTTACATTTTTACCTATATTCGGCTCCCATACATCACTTCAATTCTATCATATCAATTTATACGATGTCGGATTTCAGGGCATTTGCCCGCAGCCGGACCCGCCCGCCGCTGCCCTGAAATTCACCGATGCATACACCCATCGCCCCCGCCACGCGGCCAGCACAACCGACGGATGTCTGATTCTGACACCAGCGCGCGGATTTTGCCGGATGGGATTACGATACATTGACAAATCGTGTTTGCCGTCAGCAAATTTCGCGCAACTCAGAAAGGACGTTCCATGCTGCTCAAAGATCGCGTTACCATCGTCACCGGAGCCAGTTCGGGCATCGGGCTTGCCATTGCCGAGGCACTGGCCGCACAGGGTGCCAAAGTGGTGGTCGCCGCCCGCAGCGCCGACAAGCTGGCCGCGCTGGTCACCCGGATCGAAGCCGCTGGCGGCACCGCGCTGGCCGTGCCGACCGACATGACGAACGAGGCGCAGGTCGACGCGCTGTTTGCCGCCTGCCAGTCCGCCTATGGCCCGCCCGCGCTGGTGGTAAACAACGCCGGGATCGCCGACCATACGCCGACAGTGGACCTGTCGATGGCGCGGTGGAGCGAAGTGATCGGCGCGAACCTGACTTCGGTGTTTCTGGGCGCGCGGGCGGCCATGCGGGCAATGATCGCGGCGGGCAAGCCGGGGCGCATTCTGAACGTCGGCTCGATCTCGGCCAAGGTGCCGCGCCCCGATACCGCCGCCTATACCGCCAGCAAGTTCGGGCTTGAGGGGCTGACCCGCTCGCTGGCGCTGGACGGCCGTCCGCACGGCATCGCCGTGTCGATGGTGCACCCCGGCTCGACGATCAGCAGCCTTGTGCCGGGCATCACCGACCAGAAACGTGAAGGCACGATGGCCGCCGAGGACGTGGCGCGCGTGGTGGTCCTGATGGCCTCGCTACCGGACGACGTGAACCTCTATGAGAGCACGATTCTGCCGGTAACCATGCCCTTCCTTGGTCGGGGCTAAGAGCGCGTCGCAGCGCGTTGACAGATATACGGCTCCCTGATAACCAAATCGCAGCGGGCCGACAGGCTCAGACTTTGGGGGAGAGCAGAATGACGGTTGGCGACACGCAAAACGGGCTGGGCAAAGCAGCAATCGAACGGCTGCTGAACCCGCAGTCCATCGCCATTCTTGGCGCCTCGCCCGAGCGCGATTCGATCGGTGGCGGGGTGCTGTCGAACCTTGAATCCTTTGGCTACAAAGGCGCGATCCATCTGGTCAGCCGCTCGCGCGACGAGATCAACGGGCGGCCCTGCGTCAAGACCATCGCCGAGCTGCCGCGCGACATCGACGTGGCGGTGCTGATCGTGCCGCACAAGGCGATCTCGTCAGTCGGTGGTCGAGTGCATCGCGCAAGGCGTCCGCGGGATCGTCGTCTATACTTCGGGTTTTGCCGAAGCATCGGACGAGGGTCGCCGCCAGCAGGAAGAACTGGCGCAGCTGTGCTCGGACGCCGGCGTGACGCTGCTGGGGCCTAACTGCATGGGCTACACCAATTTTGTCGCCGGCATCCCGATGACATTCGAGCCGATTGCCAAGCATGACGCCGGCACCGGCAACCGCGTCGCAATCATCGCACAATCCGGCGCGACGGCGGCCAACATCCGCTTTGCGCTGCAGTCGCGCGCAATCTCGCTGTCGCATGTCGTGGCGACCGGGAACGAGGCGCAACTGGGAGCCGAGGATTTCATCGAGCACGCGCTGGATGACGCCAACATTGCCGTGCTTGCCGTCTATGTCGAACAGCTGCGCGACCCGGCCCGCTTCCTGACCCTTGCCGCCCGCGCCCGCGCTGTCGGCAAGCCCATCGTCATGCTGCACCCCGGCTCCAGCGAGCGGGGGCGCAAGGCCGCCGAAAGCCACACCGGCGCGCTGGCCGGGGATCACGCCATGATGCTCGCCGCCGCGCGGGCCGAGGCGGTGGTCTGCGTGCCGACGCTCGATGAGATGTTCGACTGCTGCGCCATTCTGGTGCGCTTTCCGACGCCTGCGCCGGGTGGCGCGGGGATCATCACCAACTCGGGTGCGATCCGCGGGCTGGCCTTCGATTTCGGCGAAAGCGTCGGGCTGGAGATTGCGAAACTCGCCCCTGAAACCGAGGCCGAGCTGTCCACCCATGTGCCCGATTACGTGCATGTCGATAACCCGTTCGACATCGGCACCACCGGTTTCGCCAATCCGGGGATCTATGGCACCTCGGCCACGGCGATGCTGAATGATCCGAATGTCGGGATCATTCTGAGCGTGCATGCCGGGGGCTCGCCGGGCATGCAGGAGAAGAAGATCGACTACCTGCTGCCGGTCTATGAGACCGCGCAAAAGCCCATCGTCTTTGCGCTGATCGGCGATGACTACCCCCTGACCCCGCCCTTCGTGGACAAGGTCCGCGCCTGCGGCGTGCCGTTCTTCCGCTCGCCCGAGCGCGCCATGCGGGCGATGAAACTGGTCAGCGACTATGCCGCCGCCCGGGTTGCCGCCGAAGACCGCGACACCCGCGATGCGCCCATGCTGGACCTGCCCGCCGGTGGCGCGGTGGTCGAGTATCTGGGCAAGCAGGCGCTGGGATCGGCGGGCGTTGCCGTGCCGCAGGGCGGAATGGCGAGCAATGTAGACGAGGCTGTCAGCATCGCGAACCGCATCGGCTATCCGGTGGTGATCAAGGCGCAGGCCGCCAAGCTCAGCCACAAGAGCGACGCAGGCGCGGTGCTGATCAACCTGCGCGACGAAGCGGCGCTGCGCGACGGCTGGGAGAAGCTGATCGGCAACGTTCAGCGCGCCGCGCCGGGGTTGGAACTGGACGGTGTGCTGGTCGAGGAAATGGTCAAGCCGGGACTGGAGCTGGTCATCGGCGCGATGCGCGATCCGAACTGGGGCCCGATGGTGCTGGTGGGCCTGGGCGGCGTGTGGATCGAGGTTCTGAAGGACTCGCGCCTGATGCCTGCCGATGTCAGCGTTGCCCGTGCCAAGGCCGAGATCGGCAAGCTGAAAGCCGCCAAATTGCTGGGCGCGTTCCGGGGTCAGCCTGCGCGCGATGTGCAGGCGGTGGCTGAGGTTGCGGTGCAACTGGGGGCGCTGATGCGGGCCAATCCGCAGATTCTGGAAGTCGATATCAACCCGCTGGTGGTGCACGCCGAGGGTGAGGGCGTGACCGCGCTGGACGCGCTGTTCGTAACCGAGTGAGGAAGACGCACATGGACGACCGCTACGGCGCTTTGCATCTGTTCATCGACGGCGAGTGGCTGGGGGCCGGGGGCCGCCAGACCGAAGACGTGATCAACCCCGCCACCGGCGAGGCCATCGGCACCCTGCCCCACGCGACGCCCGGCGATCTGGACCGCGCGGCGGCGGCTGCCGGGGCGGCGTTCGCAAGCTGGCGCCGGGTGCCGGCGTTTGAGCGCGCGCAGATCCTGCGCAAGGCGGCGCAGTTGCTGCGCGAGCGTGCCGATCTGATCGGCACGCGGATGACACTGGAGCAGGGCAAACCCTTTGCCGAGGCGCGGCTAGAGGCGCTGATCTCGGCCGATATCTTCGACTACACGGCGGATGAGGGGCGGCGCACCTATGGCCGCATCATCCCCGCCCGCGTGCCCGGCATGCGCTGGATGGTCACGCGCGAACCCGTGGGGCCTGTCGCGGCCTTCACGCCGTGGAACTTCCCCTGCGTGATCCCGGCGCGCAAGATTTCCGCCGCCTTGGCGACGGGCTGCACGATGGTGATCAAACCGTCCGAAGAAACCCCCGCCTCGGTGCTCGAAATCGCCCGCGCGTTGCAGGATGCGGGCCTGCCCGCGGGCGTGCTGAACGTGGTTTACGGCGTGCCCGCCGAGGTCAGCGCGCATCTGATCGCCGCCGAGCCGATCCGCAAGATCACCTTCACCGGCTCGACCGGCGTGGGCCAACAGCTGGCGGTTCTGGCCGCCAAGGCCGGGGTGAAACGCGCGACGATGGAACTGGGCGGCCATGCGCCGGTGATGGTGTTCGAGGATGCCGATATCGACGCCGCCGTGCAGGCGATGGTCGGTGCCAAGTTCCGCAACGCAGGCCAGATCTGCATCGCACCGACGCGGTTCTATCTGCACGACTCGGTGCATGACCGCTTTGTCGAAGGCTTCGCGGCGGCTGCCGCCAAGATCAGGATGGGCGACGGGATGGACCCGGCCTCGACAATGGGCCCCTTGGCCAACAACCGCCGCGTCGCGGCGATGGAGGCGCTGGTGGCCGATGCCGTGGATCACGGCGCGGGGCTGCGTCTGGGTGGCAATCCCGGCGGCAACCGGGGCTATTTCTTTGAGCCGACGGTGCTGACCGATGTGCCCGCCAACGCGCGGATCATGAATGAAGAGCCCTTCGGCCCGGTCGCCGTGACCGCGCGGTTCAGCACGCTCGATGAGGTGATCGAACAGGCCAACCGCCTGCCCTTTGGTCTGGCCTCTTACGCCTTCACCCAAGATACCCGCATCGCTTCGGCGCTTGCGGACCGGGTCGAGGCCGGGATGCTCGGCATCAACAACGTCGCCATCAACATGCCCGAAACCCCCTTCGGCGGGGTCAAGCAGTCCGGCTACGGATCGGAAGGCGGGTCCGAGGGTATGGACGCCTATCTTGTCACCAAAACCGTTTCTCAATCGTAAAGAGGCCATCATGACCAAGCAACAAGACCCCTGGGGCACCGATGTCCTCGTTGATTTCGAGGACGGCATCGCCTGGGTGCAGATCAACCGC
This window contains:
- a CDS encoding NADPH-dependent FMN reductase, giving the protein MNILAISGSGRAASTNTALLRAVAGIAQPAHRVTVWDGIAGLPVFSPDLEAGPLPAPVQRFADLIRASDGVIIASPEYVRAIPGGLKNAIDWLVSRDEIVAKPLALLHASHRGDDMLAQLRLVLGTVSQRFAPEVFARFALMKLTPDEIAQRMAEPENRAAVAAFLTAFAAS
- a CDS encoding tripartite tricarboxylate transporter permease; translated protein: MSDFVSNLSLGFSVAFSWEAMAYCFLGVSLGTFIGVLPGIGSLAAIAMLLPLTFGMEPTHALIMLAGIYYGSNYGGSTASILLNLPGTPSSAVTCIEGYPMSQQGRAGVALFMTAIASFFGSICGMLIMAIFSPPIAALAFSFSAPDFFSLMVLGMIAASTLASGSPIKGLAMIGLGLIMGMVGRDLYSGLLRFSYGVDELYEGLPLVAVALGIFGLPEVIKNAGQITGRTVKAKDISFRSMLPTRDDWRRSWGAMGRGTALGSFFGALPGTGGLLASFMSYATERRLSKEPWRFGKGAIEGIAGPEAANNAAVQTAFIPTLTLGIPGDIVMAIMLGALTIHGIQPGVSVINSHPDLFWGLLVSFLFGNMMLLVLNIPLIGLWVRMLSIPYWVLYPFIIAFICIGVYSVNSSVVDLYVLIFFGVLGVVMTTLKFEPAPLVLGLILGPMLEENMRRALTLSRGDYTVFFTRPISGMFMAMAALVLIWTVYGAIKARSVRRDHLREMARNLPDD
- a CDS encoding tripartite tricarboxylate transporter TctB family protein; this translates as MTKIKTIDVCAGAFIVLIGVLAIVESLSFDIGTTRRIGPGYFPFYVGLFMVLLGVVIALERLWTKSLADTEFSFPPLRAPLLIMAAVVTFAVMIERFGLIPAVGVGVFLASLADTNTTLTQKLTVAVAVPLVATLIFKIGLDMHVDVIRWRP
- a CDS encoding Bug family tripartite tricarboxylate transporter substrate binding protein, with product MKTLFATTRRQLLALAGGAAMATAVTLPAFAQDAYPSRPITFVCAFPAGSGADVLVRYFANGIQESTGHTIIVENKPGAAGSISAEYVARSDPDGYTVYVHSGFSTAVNYSLWNNPAIDPRTDLMGVAGLSALAFYLVVGPDSPHQTIEDLNAYLLEAGDQATFGASATSGRLLTAQYLSELGASPVEVPYRTGAEMIPDVVNGAVDFAVTDGVNALVQQREGRLRLLATGAGTRMEVAPDVPSLTEFGMDVDQVGVWGAYVAPGTPQEIVDQLAAMFDGVLATEETREFLAGAGSIVWRASPAEVDQQMADDVELGAYLVDLAGIPKN
- a CDS encoding Bug family tripartite tricarboxylate transporter substrate binding protein — encoded protein: MNSFITTTRRKLLVLAGGAAMATAVTLPAFAQDAYPSRPVTFVCAFPAGSGADVLVRYFANAIQESTGHTIIVENKPGASGSISAEYVARSDPDGYTVYVHSGFSTAVNYSLWNTPAIDPRSDLMGVAGINEQPFYIVVGVDSEIQSIEQLNAYLLEAGDEATYGVSATSGRLLAAQYLSELGGTPVEVPYRTGMEMVPDVVNLGVDFAVTDPVTAMVQEREGRLRVLATGAGRRLDVAPEVPSLTEFGMDVDQMGVWAAYVPAGTPQDVVDTLAGMFHSVLETEDTQAYLRTMGGVPWIATPAEVDERMAQNVELGAYLVDLAELPKN
- a CDS encoding SDR family oxidoreductase, which gives rise to MLLKDRVTIVTGASSGIGLAIAEALAAQGAKVVVAARSADKLAALVTRIEAAGGTALAVPTDMTNEAQVDALFAACQSAYGPPALVVNNAGIADHTPTVDLSMARWSEVIGANLTSVFLGARAAMRAMIAAGKPGRILNVGSISAKVPRPDTAAYTASKFGLEGLTRSLALDGRPHGIAVSMVHPGSTISSLVPGITDQKREGTMAAEDVARVVVLMASLPDDVNLYESTILPVTMPFLGRG
- a CDS encoding CoA-binding protein, which gives rise to MTVGDTQNGLGKAAIERLLNPQSIAILGASPERDSIGGGVLSNLESFGYKGAIHLVSRSRDEINGRPCVKTIAELPRDIDVAVLIVPHKAISSVGGRVHRARRPRDRRLYFGFCRSIGRGSPPAGRTGAAVLGRRRDAAGA
- a CDS encoding acetate--CoA ligase family protein, giving the protein MTFEPIAKHDAGTGNRVAIIAQSGATAANIRFALQSRAISLSHVVATGNEAQLGAEDFIEHALDDANIAVLAVYVEQLRDPARFLTLAARARAVGKPIVMLHPGSSERGRKAAESHTGALAGDHAMMLAAARAEAVVCVPTLDEMFDCCAILVRFPTPAPGGAGIITNSGAIRGLAFDFGESVGLEIAKLAPETEAELSTHVPDYVHVDNPFDIGTTGFANPGIYGTSATAMLNDPNVGIILSVHAGGSPGMQEKKIDYLLPVYETAQKPIVFALIGDDYPLTPPFVDKVRACGVPFFRSPERAMRAMKLVSDYAAARVAAEDRDTRDAPMLDLPAGGAVVEYLGKQALGSAGVAVPQGGMASNVDEAVSIANRIGYPVVIKAQAAKLSHKSDAGAVLINLRDEAALRDGWEKLIGNVQRAAPGLELDGVLVEEMVKPGLELVIGAMRDPNWGPMVLVGLGGVWIEVLKDSRLMPADVSVARAKAEIGKLKAAKLLGAFRGQPARDVQAVAEVAVQLGALMRANPQILEVDINPLVVHAEGEGVTALDALFVTE
- a CDS encoding NAD-dependent succinate-semialdehyde dehydrogenase; protein product: MDDRYGALHLFIDGEWLGAGGRQTEDVINPATGEAIGTLPHATPGDLDRAAAAAGAAFASWRRVPAFERAQILRKAAQLLRERADLIGTRMTLEQGKPFAEARLEALISADIFDYTADEGRRTYGRIIPARVPGMRWMVTREPVGPVAAFTPWNFPCVIPARKISAALATGCTMVIKPSEETPASVLEIARALQDAGLPAGVLNVVYGVPAEVSAHLIAAEPIRKITFTGSTGVGQQLAVLAAKAGVKRATMELGGHAPVMVFEDADIDAAVQAMVGAKFRNAGQICIAPTRFYLHDSVHDRFVEGFAAAAAKIRMGDGMDPASTMGPLANNRRVAAMEALVADAVDHGAGLRLGGNPGGNRGYFFEPTVLTDVPANARIMNEEPFGPVAVTARFSTLDEVIEQANRLPFGLASYAFTQDTRIASALADRVEAGMLGINNVAINMPETPFGGVKQSGYGSEGGSEGMDAYLVTKTVSQS